GGAGTGAAACCCTTCTGAAAACCTTGAACCAGGTTATCGATAACAGCATGAGCCGTGCGATGTTCAAGATCTTTAGAAGCAATGGTTTTCATGTACTTCATTGACTCGGTTTTCTGAGTCAGGCGTTTCAGAATTTCCTTTTGCGCGGTCGCAATGTAGGTTCCAAATTCATTTTTCAGTTCTGTGAGAGAGATTGGCATAGCAGTATGAGTGTTTGTAGATTAAATAGAGTTTGCTGATTAGCTTAGAATTCTGTCTGCAGTTTTATTGTGAGCGTATGAATCAGCTACATTGGGAGCTGTAGCTTCGATATCATCTTTAGTTTTACCGGCAACTGTTTTGTCTGTAGCATCGACATTTTTAAGGCCGGTAATAAAGGCATTCATAGCGATCACCTTGGCATCCGAACTGGCGGCAGCGGCAATACTGACATCAATGGAATCGATGGAAGCATTAAGTGCTGCCAAAGCATTTGCGGAAGCCTGTGAGGAAGCGGTCAGGTCAATGACCTTTTGATTTAAGGCAGTGATCGCGGAAACGATCACATCAGCCGCTGAATCAATGGCAAGGCCAAGAGCTGTGGCAATAAGGGTAAGATTTTCCATTTCTGCAGGAGGTTTATTAGTGAATGAAGTGAACGAGTTTTTAAAAAAGTCTTTGAGTTTGGAAAGCAGTGGATCTGAATGATCCTGCTTCAGGAAAAAAGCGAAAAGCTGATCGGAGGTCATGACGGATGAATTATCCGGAGTCTTGGCATCTGCCCCATCGATCAAATCGACAAAGCCGGCTTCTTTGGCTTCAGTCGCGGTAAGCAAATGATCCTTGAAGTCAAAATATTTATTTCTGATTTCAAGCTCTGTCAGGCCGGTTTTGGAAGAAAGACTGGTGATCAGCGATGAGTCATACCGGTCAAGCATATCGGCAGTTTCCCGGAAATCAAGTGAATTGCCCATGGCCCATCCGGATGCGTTATGAAAAAGCATCAGGGAATTCTTGGCTGCATGAACGGTTTTTCCGGCCAGGGCAATAATGGCTCCCATGGAATAAGCAATACCATCAATATAGGTATGGGTATCTTTTTCGCAGGAATTGATGATGTTGTAAATAGGCAGACCTTCATCAATGATTCCGCCTGGTGAATTGATATGAATATTTATACGGTCGCAGGATGCCGATACTTTATTGAATTCTTTGACGAATGCGGCAGCATCCCAACTATTTTCATCCCACCAGGAATAACCGATAGGACCGTAAATATACATATCAGCGGTCTTACCATTAATGATGACATTGGTGAAGGAATTTTTCATATTACCGTTTCAAAAAAAATTGTAGTCCGGATGATCAGACTACAATATTAAAACGGTACAAATGGCTGAAAAAGGACTGAATTACTTCTCCATGTAAGCAGGATCAGGCGTTGAAAGCGATAATGCAATTTCATACCCGTTATAACCTTGCACCTGGCCAGGTAATAAAAGTTTGCCTTTTATGGTCATCGGATTTGAAGGAGTACCGTAAATACGGACCAGGGAATTTCCATCTGTTACACGAAGAATGACTCCAAAGGCAGCAAATGAATGAAATTCATTAATCAATTCCAATCTGTCTTTTGGACAGCGGAAAACGAAATCATAAGAATACAATGTTCCGGCCGGTGTTATCTCAGAAGATCCGCCACCGGAAAACGAGGATGCAGTTGCATACAAGTCTTTCCAGTTAGCACCCTCGACAAAAGTCAGAAAAATCTTATAATCGGGAAAGATGGTGAAAGCACTGATATCAGAAGGGTAGGCAAACTGGATAGACCTGATTCCTCCTATGTTCTGGCCTGTATGTTTTGAAATTGCAGTCATCTGTTAAAAAGTTAAAAGGTTAATATACAAACAGTTGGGATTTAGGGATTATTTCGGGCGCTAGCATAACAAATTATTTATGGTTTAAATGGCATTTTTTCCGGTGCCGGAAGTAAATGCGTTTCAGGGAATCATACTGGAAGTGATCAAAAGAAATGTTGTTATAATCCATGAAATTGATGATAGCGGTCTTGAAAGGAATGTTATCATGGAGGCAGCATTTATCCATATATTCAAAAAAATGCCAGCAGAACATATGATAAAGGTGGGATTGAATTTTTGAAAAGCTATTAGGTGAAATATAGTTGAACTTTCTGATATCACGAACATGGTTATAGGGCAGTTCAAAGGTAATTACATTGGGGCCTGGGATCAATGGCCTGTAGTGAGCCGGTGTATGCGTAAGATAATCAGCAAGCAAAGGTAATAGCTTAGATTTTTCATCTGCTTTAATAGGATGCTCCCCATAGTAATGAACCAGATAATCGACCAGGTAAGGCCGCATATAAACAGAAACATAAACCGGATTCTCAGCCATTGAAGTTTTGATTAGTGGAAAGAATTAGTGGACACAGGCATTTTATTCATTTTAGGGTTGGTGGGCTAATATTTCGACCTACAATACCCTACACGACCTACAACTCAGTAAATCAGAATAATAGATCAATTTATATGTAGGGCGATGTAGGGCAGAAAATATTTTGAAAAAAGATCATTTTAGATCAACCCTACATCACCCTACATTGCCCTACCAGTATTTTCCTATGTTTTATCAATAAATAGTATAATAATAAGTTCAATATCATTCTAATTAAAATAACTGTAGGGCTGTAGGGCAGTGTAGGGCAAGGTTTTGGCATAATCAGGAATTATAAGGTTTGATATGGTCAATTACAGGTGTATTGTTGCCAAATAAGTCAATCATTGTTTTATTAATCTTCATCAGTTGACACAGAAACGCCATAAGGCTTTGATTTTGGACCGTTTGGTGCACTTTCCAGCAAGCGGATCATATTTATATTCAAAGCATGATAGTCAAAAACATAAGACGAGGTAACCTGTTTAGTCTCAACCGGCTCCCCTTCCGCTATAACATAATCCTTTCTGGTAAAACGAGTTGAATTTTCAACACCAAGGAAATGCTTAGAATTTTCCAGGTAATACTTCAGGGTTGCGGATGGTAAAAATTTCATACTGGACCTTTTCGCGTGTTCAGAATAAATTTTATAAACACTGGTAAACTTTATTTTAATGACAGTCATCGGCTGCGGAAGTATGATATCTCTCGATTTTTCCTGAATATGCTCTGCATGCGCCACAACAAAATGCCATTTATCAATCAAGGTATTATTATCGAACAATGATTCAACCAGGTCCCAAAAGATTGAGATTTCATTACTGGAAGCTATTTGAGCATTTTGATTGACCATAGATTTGATGGCCGATTTTTTAAGATCATCGAAAGTGAAGGGAAGATCCAGGTTTTCTTCTAAAGTTAAGATCGAAGCAAGCATAGCGCACCAATTGCGGAGAATTCTATCTTCAACGACCGTTTCACCAAGGTCTTTAAGAAGGATGGACAAAGCATTGTCGTAATTTTCATAGTAATTCTCTACAAAAAAGGATCTGTATTTGAGTATTTCAGCGGTAACATGGGAAAGTCCCTGCTTTTCCATGTCTTTTAAAAGAGTGTAACTCTCTTTTTCAGCGATGGAATACTCTGTCTGGTGAAACTGGAGAAACATGACTCTGGAAAATAAGGCAACATCAGCGGTAGGCATTTCCTGACCGGAAAGGATCACGGCAGAATTAACCAGGGTGGTTTCTTTTTTCTTTCCTTTATCATAGTTCAAGCGGTTTCTCCCGATGGAATCATAAATGGATTTCAGGGTTTCAATTTTATCATACTCGATATTGTTTTTGTATTCATCAATCCAGGCGAAAGCATTGATGAACTGCTGAATATGTTCGGCCAGACCTGCCTTGGTGCCGTTATGGATATTGAATGGCGTCTGCTGCTTCCCAAAAAGGCAGGAAAGCGACATTGCCATCTGGCTTTTTCCGGTGCCTTTGGGACCGAACAGGTTCAGGATCGGGAAATTTGAGAACAAATGAAGCAGATGATCCCTGAACAATGAAGAAATATAGAAGGCAATACCGAATTTGGCATTTTCTCCGAAAACCTGGATAAACATTTCAGCCCATTTGCGGATCGTAACATCTTTTTTAAGATAGATGAATTTGCGCTCATCAATGAACACTGATTTATCATTGATGTAAATGTTTGAGAAGGCAGGAATGAAGAAATTCCGGTCATGAAAGGCAATCAGGCCGGTACTGTCAAGTTCGGTAAAACCTTCTTCGGTAGAAATTCCATTAGCCCATGCCCAAAAGCCTTCTCTTTGCCATCCCAGGTTACGAATTTCGGCGCAAGTCTTTGTTTCTTCGTACCATTTCTGCTTGAGCTTGGTAAGATAATATTCTGTACCCCAAAAAAGGAAGTTGCCTTTTCCCTCTATTATTCTCTTAAAATTCATGATGGAAGTCATCTCCGTCATGTCAAAATCAATAGTCACCTTATGGCCGGCATAATTGGTAAGTTCAAAAATCCTTCGGGTATCAATAGTGCTTTCTACATGATAAAGCGGTTTCATGACAAAGTTTGAATACTGTTGTATCCCATCCTTTGTGCTGAAATGGTATTCGTTATTATCTTCATAGAAGCCCCATTTATGAAAGTCAGCGGGATTAACATGAGATGGCAGTTTAACGCCGGCTTCGACCGGTGTAGTCCGGGCGGCAATGGCAAACTGACTGACTTTATCAGACAAAAGTGACTGAGCAATTTTGAATTTTTTACAGATCTTAGATATGAATAATGTGACTAGGGATTCTTCCTGATATAGGGAAAGGATCAAAGCCACGTCCCTGATGGCTTCATTGCGAAGTACAGGATCATCCTGGGTGCCGGTGAATAGTTTGTCTGCCAGCCAGAGGGGAAAGGCCAGACGGTTGCCAATGATGAATTCAGGCATCTTGATCTTAGGATTCTCCCGAATGTAAGAATCCGGATCTTGGGAAAAAGGTAATTCAACGATGGAGGGAAATAGGCCGTTTTCAAGACAGATACGGGCATTCTTGATCGATGCCTTTTGTCCGGCCGGATCGCCGTCATAGAAAAGAACTGCATTTTTACTGTATCGGGAAAGCATTTTAATCTGGTCCTTACTCAAGGCTGTTCCGCAAGGTGCAACAGCATTATATACGTCAGCTGAATGAAGTGAAATAACATCGGTATAGCCTTCGACAATAATGGAGAAATCGAGTTTACGGATTGAATCCTGGGCGAAAAACAGCCCAAAGAGAGTAAAGGACTTGTTAAAAACAGGCGTATTGGTAATATTCAGGTATTTGCTTTGCTTGAGTTTAGAAGTTTCGAAGACGCGGCCAGCAAAAGCGCAGATGCGCCCCTGAGTATTATGAATAGGAAAGATAATTCTATGGCGGAAGAAGTCATAAGTAACCAGCTTATCATTTTGATGGATAAGACCGGACAAAAGCAAAAGCGTTTCGGAATAACCAGCAGCAAGCGCCGCTTGATGAAATTTATGATAATCGTTGTAGGCATAACCGATATTGAATTCCACCTGGTTATCGGCATTAACTCGTTTATTGGCGTAATCCAGAGCGACCGGTGAGGAAGGCAAAGCCTGACGAAAATAGGAAGCTGCGAATTCATTAAGGTTAAACAACTCTTCTTTTGTATTGGTCTTATCGACTTCTTCCTCGTTGTAAGATTCCTCCTTTGGGATTTCGATGCCATACTTATCGGCCAGGTAAGTTATGGCCTCGGGGAAGGACATTCCTTTATGGACCTTGAGGAATTTTACAACTCCGCCGGAGATATCCGAGGAAAAGCATTTAAAGATTTGCTTAGCCGGGCTTACACTGAATGAAGGAGTCTTTTCATCATTGAAGGGGGATTTCCCGATCCAGTTTTTACCTTTTTGTTTGAGCTGAACAAACTGACCGATAACATCAACGATGTCAGCTTGATCAAGAATCGTTTCAATGACTGAGTTTGGAATCATAGACAGGATGTTCTGGATTTGGTTAAAGATGAGCGTAATAACCGCCGGGAGAAAATTGAAAATGGCATTTTTCTATGGTGTAGGCTCAATGAGATCATTGTGGTCTTCGATTCCTGTATATGAGCTTATTAATTGAAGGCTTTCAAATTCAGTGAAACAACGGTTATTTTCACTAAGCCAGCGGTAATATGTCCTCGGCGTAATGTTGAAATAATCGATAAGGGCATCTTTTAGCCTTGAATTTGATCTAATCTTGTTTAAAGTGGTCTTTTTTAATTGCATAGTAACAATAAATTAAGAATTTACTTGACTTCTATATAAATTGTGCTAAATTTGTCACAATAATGAGACACCAAAAGTAGATTACAGCTAATAATATATCAAGATATTGTTAGTAAATAAGTGGAGTAAATATTAACAAAATTTCAAATGTTTGATATCGAACTTATTAAACGAAAGGCAAAAGAAGTAAAGATGCCGCTTGCTGAGTTAGCAGAAAAAATAGGATATTCTGAAGCCGGATTTCATAAAGCCATAGCCAACGGCACATTAAATTTAAAAGCCATTATTAGACTAAGCCAGGTGTTAGATTTGCCGCTGGAAGATTTTATTCAAAATAAGGAAGTAGTAACATTAGCAACGGTTATAGATAAGACACATCAGGAAGAACCTGGTCGCAAATGGAGTGATATGATAAAAGGCATAGAACAAGAGAGGGAAAATTTAAGACTGACGATTGAAGGTTTATTGGAGCAATTAAAAGAGAAGGATAATCAATTAAGAGAGAAAGATAATCAGATCGATAGATTCATCATTGCTATGAGTCAAAAAGATGAATTAATTAGCGATTATCTCTACATGCTCAAGCATTTGACGTCGGATAGGTTTAAAAACATTGATAATGATATGTTAAAAGGTAATCCTAAACCGTACAAAGAGTTACAAGAAAAAGAGTAGGCTTCCAAATGGAAGACTATAAAAATAGTCGTAAAACAGCTATAAAGGCTAAATAAAAGTGTTCATTCCTTAGTGGTAATTGCTTCTCCGCAACCTATTGAACTGTAAAAAAGTAACAGTTATTATACTATTAATTATAGGGCATATTAATAGCTTTTATTTGATGGATTTACCCAATAGTATCTGATAAACTTCTATGAATATATTTAACTCTATTTCAACGCCTTCAATCGTTCGTCTTCAACTATTTTATTAATTAAAACTGTGATAATTTTATAGAGTTTCGAATTCTCTGTATAATCTGCCGGGGCAATAAAATCTGCACGTTTTTGTATGATGAGATCTTCACAGGTTTGTTTTGCGGATAGTTTATCTTTCTTTTTTCTCCTGTGCGGATCATAAACAGCAATAGCAGTTCCGCCCTCCTGTTTGATCATTTTCATGGCCGGCACATCTGTCTCTCCATCACCCAAATAAATCATCCTTGAAAAAGGTATGGGCCTTTTCTCATGCTCTACAAATTTGTTGATCAGGGTATTATCATACGAATTGTTGATTCCTTTGTTAATCCTGAACAGGTATTGAGTTTTATTGGTATAATTGATCGCCAATGCTGGCCAGATGGCTACATCGTTTGCATCAAAGACAAAGCCGGAGGCGAAAATGTTTTTAAAATTTTTCGCAATACTTGTACCTTTTATAATATCTCTGATCCCTGAGGAAATGATGTGATGATCAATGGAAGCATCCTTTTCTGCAGCGTAATGGTTTATTCGGTCAAAAAAAGATTCGACACCATTAAAAAAGCGGATGTCTTTGCCATGATCCAGAAACGCTCTCCTGGTAACCGGGATGTGCTTTTCATCGGCTTTTTGCAGCATCAGTTGCATATAGGCCAGTATATCATCCATATCCTGGTCCTTTGCCCTGGCATTGGATGTTTTCCAAAATTCCGCCTTATTAATGCCAAGCTTTGGGATAAAAGAATGTTCCTGCATATTCCCCGGCGCAAGTGTGCCGTCAAAATCATAGGCGATGGCGATTCTAACCAGCGTTTTGCTCATAATAATCTATTCCTATCTCAACAGCACCAGCCTTCTTGTCTCATACAACCCTCCGGCCTGTAAACGATAATAATACACCCCGCTTTCCAATCCTGTAGCATTGAACACGGCCTGGTGCAAACCGGTTTCCTGGATTTCATTTACCAATGTGGTCACTTCCCTGCCGGTCATGGTGTATACTTTCAGGGAAATAAATCCTTTTTCTATAAGGTTGTAACGGATCGTTGCTTTGTCCATGAAAGGGTTCGGAAAGTTTTGCAGC
This DNA window, taken from Bacteroidales bacterium, encodes the following:
- a CDS encoding Clp protease ClpP gives rise to the protein MKNSFTNVIINGKTADMYIYGPIGYSWWDENSWDAAAFVKEFNKVSASCDRINIHINSPGGIIDEGLPIYNIINSCEKDTHTYIDGIAYSMGAIIALAGKTVHAAKNSLMLFHNASGWAMGNSLDFRETADMLDRYDSSLITSLSSKTGLTELEIRNKYFDFKDHLLTATEAKEAGFVDLIDGADAKTPDNSSVMTSDQLFAFFLKQDHSDPLLSKLKDFFKNSFTSFTNKPPAEMENLTLIATALGLAIDSAADVIVSAITALNQKVIDLTASSQASANALAALNASIDSIDVSIAAAASSDAKVIAMNAFITGLKNVDATDKTVAGKTKDDIEATAPNVADSYAHNKTADRILS
- a CDS encoding haloacid dehalogenase-like hydrolase — protein: MSKTLVRIAIAYDFDGTLAPGNMQEHSFIPKLGINKAEFWKTSNARAKDQDMDDILAYMQLMLQKADEKHIPVTRRAFLDHGKDIRFFNGVESFFDRINHYAAEKDASIDHHIISSGIRDIIKGTSIAKNFKNIFASGFVFDANDVAIWPALAINYTNKTQYLFRINKGINNSYDNTLINKFVEHEKRPIPFSRMIYLGDGETDVPAMKMIKQEGGTAIAVYDPHRRKKKDKLSAKQTCEDLIIQKRADFIAPADYTENSKLYKIITVLINKIVEDERLKALK
- the dnaG gene encoding DNA primase, with protein sequence MIPNSVIETILDQADIVDVIGQFVQLKQKGKNWIGKSPFNDEKTPSFSVSPAKQIFKCFSSDISGGVVKFLKVHKGMSFPEAITYLADKYGIEIPKEESYNEEEVDKTNTKEELFNLNEFAASYFRQALPSSPVALDYANKRVNADNQVEFNIGYAYNDYHKFHQAALAAGYSETLLLLSGLIHQNDKLVTYDFFRHRIIFPIHNTQGRICAFAGRVFETSKLKQSKYLNITNTPVFNKSFTLFGLFFAQDSIRKLDFSIIVEGYTDVISLHSADVYNAVAPCGTALSKDQIKMLSRYSKNAVLFYDGDPAGQKASIKNARICLENGLFPSIVELPFSQDPDSYIRENPKIKMPEFIIGNRLAFPLWLADKLFTGTQDDPVLRNEAIRDVALILSLYQEESLVTLFISKICKKFKIAQSLLSDKVSQFAIAARTTPVEAGVKLPSHVNPADFHKWGFYEDNNEYHFSTKDGIQQYSNFVMKPLYHVESTIDTRRIFELTNYAGHKVTIDFDMTEMTSIMNFKRIIEGKGNFLFWGTEYYLTKLKQKWYEETKTCAEIRNLGWQREGFWAWANGISTEEGFTELDSTGLIAFHDRNFFIPAFSNIYINDKSVFIDERKFIYLKKDVTIRKWAEMFIQVFGENAKFGIAFYISSLFRDHLLHLFSNFPILNLFGPKGTGKSQMAMSLSCLFGKQQTPFNIHNGTKAGLAEHIQQFINAFAWIDEYKNNIEYDKIETLKSIYDSIGRNRLNYDKGKKKETTLVNSAVILSGQEMPTADVALFSRVMFLQFHQTEYSIAEKESYTLLKDMEKQGLSHVTAEILKYRSFFVENYYENYDNALSILLKDLGETVVEDRILRNWCAMLASILTLEENLDLPFTFDDLKKSAIKSMVNQNAQIASSNEISIFWDLVESLFDNNTLIDKWHFVVAHAEHIQEKSRDIILPQPMTVIKIKFTSVYKIYSEHAKRSSMKFLPSATLKYYLENSKHFLGVENSTRFTRKDYVIAEGEPVETKQVTSSYVFDYHALNINMIRLLESAPNGPKSKPYGVSVSTDED